In Pomacea canaliculata isolate SZHN2017 linkage group LG12, ASM307304v1, whole genome shotgun sequence, a single genomic region encodes these proteins:
- the LOC112577132 gene encoding uncharacterized protein LOC112577132 — MTSLRVLGVLVALGLISVIVGSEERRKRDVCTDHSNGCSIPGNLPFFYKATFTPSCDRHDVCYRCGAMAGISRSQCDSYFHANMLRACAAIARRRDALSREERSACTSAAEVYYSAVHLAGALFYKNAGSTEPYCTTSLIHSCVP; from the exons ATGACTTCACTCAGAGTCCTCGGTGTTCTTGTTGCCCTCGGTCTGATCTCGGTCATCGTGGGGTCAGAGGAGAGACGAAAGCGAGACGTATGCACAGATCACTCTAACGGATGCAGTATCCCGGGTAACCTCCCCTTCTTCTACAAGGCCACCTTCACGCCCTCTTGCGACCGTCATGATGTTTGTTATCGTTGT GGGGCGATGGCTGGAATCAGCAGAAGCCAGTGCGACTCCTACTTCCACGCCAACATGTTGCGCGCATGCGCGGCAATTGCCCGACGTCGTGACGCGTTGTCGCGCGAGGAGCGCAGCGCCTGTACGTCTGCTGCTGAGGTCTACTACTCGGCCGTCCACCTGGCGGGGGCCTTGTTCTACAAAAATGCCGGCAGCACCGAGCCCTACTGCACCACCTCCCTCATCCACTCCTGTGTGCCGTGA
- the LOC112553393 gene encoding uncharacterized protein LOC112553393, whose amino-acid sequence MMSLKLLLALALVAVVTGSEEFEVGTRRRREVCAEHSNGCSIPGDLPFFYKHTFTPACDRHDMCYNCGSLLGYTKDQCDQYFLNNMLKICASVSRRRDTLSRKYRSTCTLTATVYYEGVHLAGASHFRVPGHTDPYCTTDLVRTCVP is encoded by the exons ATGATGTCACTGAAGTTACTCCTTGCCCTCGCCCTGGTCGCTGTCGTCACGGGGTCAGAAGAGTTCGAGGTCGGGACGAGGCGCCGGCGAGAAGTGTGTGCAGAGCACTCTAACGGATGTAGTATCCCAGGTGACCTCCCCTTCTTCTACAAGCATACCTTCACCCCCGCTTGTGACCGTCACGACATGTGCTACAACTGT GGTTCACTCCTGGGGTACACCAAAGACCAGTGTGACCAGTACTTTTTGAACAACATGCTGAAGATATGTGCGAGCGTCAGTCGGCGTCGTGACACTCTGTCCCGCAAGTACAGAAGCACGTGCACGCTGACCGCCACTGTGTACTACGAGGGCGTTCACCTGGCAGGTGCCTCCCACTTCCGTGTACCTGGCCACACAGATCCTTATTGCACCACCGACTTGGTCCGTACATGTGTGCCGTAA